The following are encoded in a window of Natrononativus amylolyticus genomic DNA:
- a CDS encoding helix-turn-helix transcriptional regulator: MNGALDDAAFLANSANRVAVLEALTERSLRRDELLDRLDLSRVTLARILSDLESRHWVERSGHTWAATPLGVWVSEEFNGLLETIAEERRLRAIVPWFPADRVPFDVRSLREATIVVPTRNDITAHVQRSAICLRTARRVRVLSAQTAPSFIEATRDAAADHAQRFEGVLTRDLVDRILTDPAVAPLFLELLEASRVDVYTHGADPPVTFFIADETVGLSLTDEDGVMRAIVLSEDDVIYDWAARTFRRYRTRAEAITPETLPA; this comes from the coding sequence ATGAATGGCGCACTCGACGATGCAGCGTTTCTCGCGAACTCGGCCAACAGGGTGGCCGTCCTCGAGGCGCTCACCGAGCGGTCCCTCCGACGGGACGAACTACTCGACCGGTTGGACCTCTCGCGAGTGACGCTTGCGCGCATCCTCTCGGACCTCGAGTCGCGCCACTGGGTCGAACGATCGGGACACACCTGGGCGGCGACGCCGCTGGGTGTGTGGGTTAGCGAGGAGTTTAACGGATTGCTGGAAACGATCGCAGAGGAGCGTCGCCTTCGCGCCATCGTCCCCTGGTTTCCGGCCGATCGGGTTCCGTTCGACGTCCGATCTCTCCGCGAGGCGACCATCGTGGTGCCGACGCGAAACGACATCACGGCTCACGTCCAGCGGAGTGCGATCTGCCTTCGGACGGCCAGGCGCGTTCGGGTGCTCTCGGCACAGACCGCACCGTCGTTCATCGAGGCCACGAGGGATGCGGCTGCCGACCACGCACAACGTTTCGAAGGGGTGCTGACGCGCGATCTCGTCGATCGAATCCTGACCGATCCCGCGGTCGCACCGTTGTTCCTCGAACTCCTCGAGGCGTCACGCGTCGACGTATACACGCACGGCGCGGACCCACCAGTTACGTTCTTCATCGCCGATGAGACCGTCGGCCTCTCGCTGACGGACGAAGACGGTGTAATGCGAGCGATCGTGCTGAGCGAAGACGATGTCATCTACGATTGGGCCGCACGAACGTTCAGGCGGTACCGTACGCGAGCGGAGGCGATAACACCGGAGACGCTGCCCGCTTGA